A part of Mucilaginibacter defluvii genomic DNA contains:
- a CDS encoding glutathione peroxidase — protein MKTLTILLALLFVTPAKSVYDFKLKSIEGKDFSLSKYKGKKVLIVNTASQCGYTPQYAELQKLADQYKDKLVVVGFPANNFGGQEPGANLEIKSFCQKNYGVTFPLSEKVSVKGDDISPLFAYLTTAENPDFTGEIKWNFEKFLIDENGKLIHRYRSKTTPLSPEITNAL, from the coding sequence ATGAAAACACTGACCATTTTACTGGCACTGCTTTTTGTTACACCTGCAAAAAGCGTATACGATTTTAAACTAAAATCAATTGAGGGTAAGGATTTTTCGCTGTCCAAATACAAAGGCAAAAAAGTGCTGATTGTTAACACTGCTTCGCAATGTGGCTATACCCCGCAATATGCAGAGCTGCAAAAGCTGGCCGATCAGTATAAAGATAAGCTGGTGGTAGTGGGCTTTCCGGCGAATAACTTTGGCGGACAGGAGCCCGGCGCTAATTTGGAGATCAAATCATTTTGCCAGAAAAATTATGGCGTAACCTTTCCGCTTAGCGAGAAAGTTAGTGTTAAGGGCGATGACATTAGTCCGCTGTTCGCTTACCTGACCACGGCCGAAAATCCCGACTTTACCGGCGAGATCAAGTGGAACTTTGAAAAATTCCTGATTGATGAAAACGGCAAGCTGATACACCGCTACCGTTCAAAAACAACTCCGTTGTCACCGGAGATAACAAATGCATTATAA
- a CDS encoding ATP-binding protein gives MESKMEHDNVHTSELYTLQLPSKLESINLLELLIEEIADKHRVEDDVFANMMTCLNEAVMNAIIHGNQQQESKIVIVNAEVEHKRIIWTITDEGEGFDYNSLPDPTAPENLEKLTGRGVFILKQLADQCIFNSRGNEIELHFKI, from the coding sequence ATGGAAAGTAAAATGGAACATGATAACGTTCACACCAGTGAACTATATACGTTGCAGCTGCCATCAAAACTGGAAAGCATTAACCTGCTTGAACTTTTGATTGAAGAGATTGCCGATAAACATCGTGTTGAAGACGATGTTTTCGCCAACATGATGACTTGCCTGAACGAAGCTGTAATGAACGCCATAATACACGGCAACCAGCAGCAAGAAAGCAAAATAGTAATTGTGAATGCTGAAGTTGAGCATAAGCGGATTATATGGACGATTACCGACGAGGGCGAAGGTTTTGATTACAACAGCCTGCCCGACCCTACCGCGCCGGAGAATCTCGAAAAATTGACAGGCCGCGGGGTGTTTATATTAAAACAGCTTGCCGACCAGTGCATATTTAACTCCCGTGGTAACGAAATTGAACTTCACTTTAAGATATAA
- a CDS encoding MlaD family protein, which produces MKATSSQKIKIGIFSVVGIAVLIVAIFLIGSQKSMFNSTFNVYGEFKNVSGLQVGNNVRFAGINVGVVENITIVTDSMVRVDLTLNSNVNKFIKKDSKVSISSDGLMGDKLVAIAPGGVKTQEVVENGDKLEAVNPLDVDKMINKLTRVADNAEKLSANLSDVVYKINHGKGSIGRLLNDDKIAEDLRGTVKQAKSTIKTVDAATVTLHEDLKAAQSNFLLRGFFKKKEKAAKARQDSIRKANEKAEKEKKKAQEKAEEERKKQEEEAKKKQGD; this is translated from the coding sequence ATGAAAGCAACATCATCCCAAAAAATAAAAATAGGCATATTCTCCGTAGTAGGCATCGCCGTGCTTATAGTGGCCATATTTCTAATTGGCAGCCAAAAAAGTATGTTCAATTCAACTTTTAACGTTTATGGCGAGTTTAAAAACGTAAGCGGTTTGCAGGTGGGCAATAACGTGCGCTTTGCGGGTATAAATGTGGGCGTGGTCGAAAACATCACCATTGTTACTGATAGCATGGTTCGCGTTGACCTTACGCTGAACAGCAACGTAAATAAATTCATCAAAAAGGACTCTAAGGTGAGCATCAGCAGCGATGGATTGATGGGTGATAAGCTGGTGGCTATCGCGCCCGGAGGCGTAAAAACGCAGGAAGTGGTAGAGAATGGCGACAAGCTGGAAGCGGTAAATCCGTTGGACGTAGATAAGATGATCAATAAGCTGACCCGCGTTGCCGATAATGCTGAAAAACTATCGGCCAACCTGTCTGACGTAGTGTACAAGATCAACCACGGTAAGGGCAGCATAGGCCGTTTGCTGAATGATGACAAAATAGCCGAGGATTTGCGCGGAACAGTTAAGCAAGCCAAATCAACCATAAAAACGGTTGATGCTGCTACCGTAACCCTTCACGAAGATTTGAAAGCGGCACAAAGCAACTTCCTGCTGCGTGGTTTCTTTAAAAAGAAAGAAAAGGCCGCCAAAGCCCGCCAGGACTCCATCCGCAAAGCCAACGAAAAGGCCGAAAAGGAAAAAAAGAAAGCCCAAGAAAAAGCCGAAGAGGAGCGTAAGAAACAGGAAGAAGAGGCTAAGAAAAAGCAGGGGGATTGA
- a CDS encoding DNA-deoxyinosine glycosylase, which produces MESSKTAFPPIVNTASKILLLGTMPGERSLFLKQYYGHGSNQFWRIMFNIYETPFSNDYEVRKQLLYNNNIALWDVLESCESIGSADDAIKNEKANDFKLFYQKYPAIKKVYFTSKAAEKYYDRYVLKSPDKSYFVLPSPSRANTWKSFEEKLQEWNIIIH; this is translated from the coding sequence ATGGAATCATCAAAAACCGCCTTCCCTCCTATAGTAAATACAGCTTCTAAAATATTACTGCTTGGTACCATGCCAGGAGAACGATCTCTTTTTCTTAAACAATATTATGGACATGGGAGCAATCAATTTTGGCGAATTATGTTCAACATTTACGAAACACCTTTCAGCAACGATTATGAGGTACGAAAGCAGTTATTGTATAACAACAACATTGCTTTATGGGATGTATTAGAATCTTGTGAAAGCATAGGCAGTGCTGATGATGCCATTAAGAACGAAAAAGCAAATGATTTTAAATTATTTTATCAAAAATACCCTGCAATCAAAAAGGTATATTTTACCAGTAAAGCGGCAGAAAAGTATTACGATAGATACGTTTTAAAGTCACCTGATAAATCGTACTTTGTATTACCATCGCCAAGTAGAGCAAACACTTGGAAATCATTTGAAGAAAAACTGCAAGAGTGGAACATAATTATACACTAA
- the ybeY gene encoding rRNA maturation RNase YbeY yields MPAINFFEEDIKFKLKQKTQVRQWIKETIEAEGYKLKELNYIFCSDAYLIEINRQYLNHDTYTDIVTFDNSEIEGDIVGDIFISVERTRENAAKFNVADADELHRVIIHGTLHLLGYPDKKPADKKIMTQKEDFYLGKRSF; encoded by the coding sequence ATGCCGGCTATTAATTTTTTTGAAGAAGATATAAAATTCAAGCTGAAACAAAAAACCCAGGTAAGACAATGGATAAAAGAAACCATTGAAGCCGAAGGTTATAAACTAAAAGAACTTAATTACATTTTTTGCTCAGACGCCTATTTGATCGAGATTAACAGGCAATACCTTAACCATGATACTTATACCGACATTGTTACGTTTGATAACAGCGAGATTGAAGGTGATATAGTTGGAGATATTTTTATATCAGTAGAACGAACGCGCGAAAACGCGGCTAAATTTAACGTTGCTGATGCCGACGAGTTGCATCGGGTAATAATACACGGAACATTGCACCTGCTTGGCTACCCGGATAAAAAGCCTGCCGACAAAAAAATTATGACACAAAAAGAAGATTTTTATTTAGGGAAACGCTCGTTTTAA